From the genome of Vicia villosa cultivar HV-30 ecotype Madison, WI linkage group LG2, Vvil1.0, whole genome shotgun sequence, one region includes:
- the LOC131646555 gene encoding ureide permease 2-like, whose protein sequence is MDSKDFYEISSLTSSISERILSTELKMYLVESKGGAIGCMLLALFFLGTWPAVLTLLERRGRLPQHTYLDYSITNFLAAVIIAFTFGEIGKGTHDQPNFLAQLAQDNWPSVMFAMAGGVVLSIGNLSTQYAWAFVGLSVTEVITASITVVIGTTLNYFLDDKINKAEILFPGVGCFLVAVCLGSAVHSSNTADNSAKLKDSLREGNIVKSKDVESGSNSAEKLKAGSADFLIELEKTRAIKVFGKSTLIGLSITFFAGICFSMFSPAFNLATNDQWHTLKKGVPHLNVYTAFFYFSVSCFVIGVILNIIFLYHPVLNLPKSSLKAYFRDWNGRGWALLAGFLCGFGNGLQFMGGQAAGYAAADAVQALPLVSTFWGIVLFGEYRRSSRRTYTLLGSMLFMFIVAVVVLMASSGHRKQ, encoded by the exons ATGGATTCCAAG GATTTTTATGAGATTTCCTCCTTGACTAGTTCAATATCTGAAAGAATCTTAAGCACTGAGTTGAAAATGTATTTGGTGGAGAGCAAGGGAGGGGCCATAGGGTGCATGCTGTTGGCTCTATTCTTTTTGGGGACATGGCCTGCTGTTCTGACTCTGTTAGAACGACGAGGCCGTCTTCCTCAGCATACATACCTTGATTACTCAATCACCAATTTCTTGGCTGCTGTTATCATTGCTTTTACTTTTGGTGAGATAGGCAAGGGAACACATGATCAACCAAATTTCCTAGCTCAACTTGCTCAG GATAATTGGCCGTCAGTAATGTTTGCAATGGCAGGTGGTGTGGTCCTTAGCATAGGGAATCTCTCCACACAATATGCTTGGGCATTTGTTGGTCTGTCGGTTACCGAAGTGATTACAGCAAGCATAACTGTTGTTATAG GAACAACATTGAATTACTTTTTGGATGACAAAATCAATAAGGCCGAGATTCTGTTTCCAGGAGTTGGTTGCTTTTTGGTTGCAGTATGTCTAGGATCTGCTGTTCATTCATCAAATACTGCTGATAATTCGGCTAAGCTCAAAGATTCTTTGAGAGAAGGAAATATAG TTAAATCAAAGGATGTTGAAAGTGGAAGCAATTCTGCAGAAAAGTTGAAAGCAGGAAGTGCAGATTTTCTTATAGAACTTGAGAAAACAAGAGCTATTAAG GTTTTTGGGAAAAGCACTTTGATTGGCTTGAGTATAACTTTCTTTGCTggaatttgtttttctatgttctCACCAGCATTCAACTTAGCAACAAATGACCAATGGCACACTTTAAAAAAAGGGGTTCCCCATTTGAATGTTTACACCGCCTTTTTCTATTTTTCAGTATCTTGTTTTGTTATCGGCGTAATTCTAAACATCATATTTCTGTACCACCCCGTGTTAAACTTACCCAAGTCATCGTTAAAAGCCTATTTTCGAGACTGGAATGGCAGAGGATGGGCCTTGTTGGCCGGTTTCCTTTGTGGATTTGGGAATGGACTTCAGTTTATGGGAGGTCAAGCCGCAGGATATGCAGCAGCAGATGCTGTCCAA GCACTTCCACTAGTGAGTACATTTTGGGGGATTGTTTTGTTTGGAGAGTATAGGAGATCATCGCGAAGAACATATACACTGCTTGGGAGTATGTTGTTTATGTTTATTGTGGCTGTTGTTGTGCTCATGGCATCATCAGGACATAGAAAACAGTGA